A stretch of DNA from Dehalococcoidales bacterium:
ACGTTGGTAGGTCCGGTCGATGTGGGAAAATCCCACCTGGCAGTGGCTATCTGCCGGCGCTGGATTGATAGGGGGCAAGCGGCACGCTACGTGTTGGTACCGCTCATGCTTGAGGAGCTGCGGGCAAGCTACAACCGTGAAGGGGAATACGACCGGCTGATGGATTTCTTGCTCACGGTGCCGCTCTTGGTGCTTGACGACCTGGGAACGCAGAAACCCACCGAATGGGCGGTGGAGAAGCTGATGCAAATAGTTGACTACCGCTACGTGAACGGGTTGTACATGGTGGTGACGACAAATCGATCCGTTGATGATCTGCCTGGAGATACTGAGCGGCGCATTGGTAGTCGATTACTGAGAGCCGGATTCGCTAGGGTAGTTTATATAGACGCGCCGGAATACCGGATAAGGGAGAGAGATGCCCACGCATCGGAAGGGTAGCCAATATTAACCGAAATGGGGTTTGGCAAATGAGGAGTGGGGCCGAGTTCGTATCGCAAGCGGGGATAGAAAAACTGGATTTGAATTATATCGTTCAGCGGCTAAGGGAATGCGCTGACGAGCATGATTCTTGTCGAGATTGTCCTGACCTCAAAATCTGTGTAGCGGCTTATGATGAACGGTGCTCGTTTGGGATTGAAGGGAAAAAGGGAGACTTTAAGAAGTTGGGTAAGGATGTTAGCAATGGGAATGAAAAAGGCATCAAAACTAAATAACGGCGCCATGGTTCAGTCAAAAGAGCTTGGCACACAAAGAGCGATCAAAATAGC
This window harbors:
- a CDS encoding ATP-binding protein, translated to MTPANHSGEEEAICPICGGGGVVHPIDEWGKPRYDRTMPCECSRERILRERYKQMLSRCQLPAATAGWTFENFDSSGPLEKAYGLALELAEGRGDVRWLTLVGPVDVGKSHLAVAICRRWIDRGQAARYVLVPLMLEELRASYNREGEYDRLMDFLLTVPLLVLDDLGTQKPTEWAVEKLMQIVDYRYVNGLYMVVTTNRSVDDLPGDTERRIGSRLLRAGFARVVYIDAPEYRIRERDAHASEG